The window TCCTTGCCCGAGTCGCGTACCTGTCGCATCGCCTGCCGGGAGACCTCGGGGCGGGTGTCGAGCGCGTCGAGGGCCACTCCGGCCTGCACCGTCATCGCGGTCACCGTGTGCGCGACGATGTCGTGCAGTTCGCGGGCGATGCGCAGGCGCTCCTCGTGCACCCGGCGCGCCGCCTCCCGCTCCCGCTCCTCCTCCGCGCGGACGGCCCGGGCCGCGTACTCGTCCATCAACTGCCGCCGCGTACGGATGACTTCGCCGAGGAGCAGGGGCACCAGCGGCCAGATCATCTCCAGCATGGGCAGTCCCTGCGGGTTGGCCACGTCACGCCCCACCCGCAGCGCGACCGCGCCCGAGACGAGGGACGCGACGAGCCCGGTCCAGAGGGTGCGCCGCCGGTCGCCCAGCACCGCGACGGTGTACAGGGCGACGATCACCGGCAGGTTGAGCAGTTCCCCGATGTGCCCGTGCAGCGCCCAGCCCGCGCAGGCGGCGCCCGTCACCATCGCGACCGGGACCGGCCACCGTCGGCGCCACACGAGTGCGGTCAGGGAGACGGCGAGCAGCAGCCAGGTGAGTCCGTCGGCCTGCTGGTAGTCGGGGTCGTTGGACGCGGCGTCGGACGCCGTGAACAGGCCGACCACGGCGACCACCAGCAGATCCGCGGTCAGCGGCGACAGTGATCGCGCGCGCTCCATCAGGCCGTCGATGCTCGTCACGTCATCACCGTATGGGCCGGATCATCGCGGCGCATACGCCACCGGGAGTAGCCCGCCGGACCGGTCCGGCCCACGGCCCCTAGGACCTGCGGCGGGGCTTTCCGCGCTTCGCTCCCTTGGGGGCGCCGGAGCCGGTCCGTGGGTTCCTGCCGGTCGGCTTGCCCGTCGCCTTGCCCGCGGCCGGTTTCCGACGCGCGGCACTTTTGTCCCCCTTGTCGGAGCCCTTGCTCTTCGGCTCGGGCTGGGACGCGGAACGGCCCCGGGTGCTGTTGACGGTCCGGCCGCGGACGATGCCGATGAAGTCCTCGACCAGCTCCGTGGTCCGGTCCTCGGGCCAGGACAGGGCGACGCGCGACTCGGGGGCGTCGGTGACCGGCCGGTAGGTGAGGTCCTTGCGGTGGTGCAGGCGGGCGAGCGACTGCGGGACGATCAGGAGTCCCACGCCCGCCGCCACGAGTTCGATCGCGTCCTCCGTCGTCGCGGGGCGCTCGATCGCGGGCCGGCCGGGCAGCTGCTCCCAGTCGAGGGTGTCGTCGAGGGGGTGCAGCACGATGTCGTCCGCCAGGTCCTCGGCGGTCACCTCGTCGACGGCCGCCACGACGTGGTCCTTCGGGACCACGACCACGGTCGTCTCGGTGTACAGGGGGATCGCGCTGAGGTCCGTGCGGTCGACCGGCAGTCGTACGAATCCCGCGTCGGCGTCGCCGCCCCGCAGCACGTCGAAGACCTCGGCGACGGAGACCGCGAGGAGGGTGAGGGGGACGTCGGGCAGCCGCTCGTTCCAGATCCGCACCCACTTGCTGGGCGTCACTCCCGGGACATACGCGAGCCGGAACGAGGGGGAATCTTCCGAGCCTGTCACCTGGCCAGGTTACCCGGCGTGGTCGGCGGTGGTTCACATGCTCGATACCCTGGGCAGCATGACGTCGCACCAGAACACCCAGACGATGAAGCCCGCGACCGCGGCCAAGAAACTGGGTGTGTACCTCGAGGCCACCCCCGCCGAGTTCCAGGAGGGTGTCGTCTCGCGATCCGAGCTCACCGCGCTGCAGGCCGATCCCCCGCAGTGGCTGCAGGACCTGCGACGCGACGGCCCGCACCCCCGTCCGGTCGTCGCGGCGAAGCTCGGCGTGTCCATCGCGGGGCTCGCGCGCGGCGGTGTCACGGAGGCTCTCACCACGGAGCAGATCGAGGCGCTGAAGGACGAGGGTCCCGAGTGGCTCCAGAAGGAGCGTGCCACCCAGGCCGAGGTCCGCAAGGAAGCGGTCCGCATCAAGGAGAAGAAGGCGGAGCGCGACGACAAGGGCGACCAGTCGCGCAAGTAGCCGTCCTGGGGCCGCCCCGGTGTTCCCCGGACCGCCGCGGCGCGCTGTGGAAGACTCGACCCGTGATCATCGAACGCGCGTACGCACACGTGGCTTCGTACGACGAGAACGCCTGGCCCTGGTCCGTGCCCTGTGTGCGCGGGCTGCTGGCGGACGGAATACGGTTCAAGGCACCGGTGACCTTTGTCGTCGGTGAGAACGGCTCGGGCAAGTCGACCCTGGTCGAGGCGCTGGCCGAGGGCTTCGGTCTGGACTCCTGGGGCGGCTCGCACGACTGGCGGTACGCGAGTCACCGGGCCAAGTCCGAGCTCGGCAAGCGCATCCGCTTCGACGCGGCGGCAGCGCGCGGGCGGCGCATGCTCGGCAGCTGGTCGGCCCGCAAGGGGTTCTTCCTGCGGGCGGAGACGGCGATGGACGCGCTGGACCGGGAAGGGTTCGCGCCGGATTCGGTCAGTCACGGCGAGGGCTTCCTCGCGGCGTTCCGCGGGAAGTTCCTGGAGCCCGGGCTGTATGTGCTGGACGAGCCGGAGGCGGCCCTGTCGTTCGGCTCGTGCCTCGAACTGCTGGGCCATTTGGACCAGTTGACCAAGCAGGGCGGGCAGGTCGTGTGCGCCACGCACTCGCCGCTGCTGACCGCGATGCCGGGTGCGGACATCATCGAGGTCGGCGACCACGGGATGCGCCGGGTGGCCTGGCAGGAACTTGCCCTGGTCGACCACTGGCGCCGCTATCTCGCCGATCCGCACGCCTATCTCCGGCACATCCTCGGCTGAGGCCGGCCCCGGACCGAGGGCAACAGGCGCGAACGCCCCCGCGAACGCCGCCCCCAGTGATCGCCTGCCAGAATGGCGAGCAGCGCAGGCGTTCGACAGAACCCGCCCGGACGATGGAGGAGCCCCGTGCCGCTGCCCTCACAACCGTTGCGGAAGCTGGGCTTCTTGACCATCGGGTTGTTCGACGAGGCCGACCCCCTCAAGGGCCACGAGTCCACGCTGGAGATCATCCAGCTCGGTGAGCGACTGGGCTTCGACAGCGCCTGGCTGCGCCACCGCCATCTCCAGTACGGCATCTCCTCCCCCGTGGCCGTCCTGGCCGCGGCCTCGCAGCGCACCACCCGTATCGAGCTCGGCACCGCGGTCATCCCGCTGGGCTGGGAGAACCCGCTGCGGCTGGCCGAGGACCTGGCCACGGTCGACATCCTGTCCGGCGGCCGGCTCAATCCCGGCATCAGCGTCGGCCCACCGATGCACTACGACCAGGTCAAGCAGGCGCTGTATCCGGACACCGCCGACGCGGAGGACTTCGGGTACGACCGGGTGGCGCGGCTGCTGGACTTCGTACGCGGCAAACCGGCCACCGACTTCAGCGGTGTCGAGGGCTTCGAGGTGTTCTCCGACCGAGTCCAGCCGCACGCGCCGGGACTCGGCCGCCGCCTCTGGTACGGCGGTGGCAGCCTGCGGTCGGCCCAGTGGGCCGGTGAGCACGCGATGAACTTCCTGACCAGCAGCGTCGTCAAGGCGGAGGAGTCCGAGGACTTCGCCGAGGTGCAGCTGTCCCACGTACGCGCCTTCCGTGCCCATCACCCCGACGGCGACCGTGCCCGGGTCTCCCAGGGGCTCGTCGTCATCCCGACCGACAGCGCCTCACCGGAGCAGCGCGCGAAGTACGAGGCGTACGCCGAGAAGCGGCTGCCGCGGACCGCCGTGCCGCAGGGGCCCGCCCGTCTGATGTTCGCGCCGGACCTCGTCGGCACCTCCGCGGAGATCGCCGAACGGCTCTACGCGCACGCGGCGTTCCGGGAGATCGACGAGGTGGCGTTCGCGCTGCCGTTCACCTTCGAGCACGACGACTACGTCCAG is drawn from Streptomyces liliifuscus and contains these coding sequences:
- a CDS encoding sensor histidine kinase — encoded protein: MTSIDGLMERARSLSPLTADLLVVAVVGLFTASDAASNDPDYQQADGLTWLLLAVSLTALVWRRRWPVPVAMVTGAACAGWALHGHIGELLNLPVIVALYTVAVLGDRRRTLWTGLVASLVSGAVALRVGRDVANPQGLPMLEMIWPLVPLLLGEVIRTRRQLMDEYAARAVRAEEEREREAARRVHEERLRIARELHDIVAHTVTAMTVQAGVALDALDTRPEVSRQAMRQVRDSGKEAVGELRATVTVLRDHDRDSTAPAPGLAQLPDLVGRFTDSGVTAALRHDGTADGLSPMVELAAYRIVQEALTNVAKHSGARHAAVSVARHGDRLRVEIVDDGPPPRTGPPAKPGPPSQTAATAGFGLVGMRERAAAVGGSIDYGPVSGGGFRVRALLPVVLPAEAHRGGRP
- a CDS encoding LysR substrate-binding domain-containing protein, which codes for MTGSEDSPSFRLAYVPGVTPSKWVRIWNERLPDVPLTLLAVSVAEVFDVLRGGDADAGFVRLPVDRTDLSAIPLYTETTVVVVPKDHVVAAVDEVTAEDLADDIVLHPLDDTLDWEQLPGRPAIERPATTEDAIELVAAGVGLLIVPQSLARLHHRKDLTYRPVTDAPESRVALSWPEDRTTELVEDFIGIVRGRTVNSTRGRSASQPEPKSKGSDKGDKSAARRKPAAGKATGKPTGRNPRTGSGAPKGAKRGKPRRRS
- a CDS encoding DUF5997 family protein — protein: MLDTLGSMTSHQNTQTMKPATAAKKLGVYLEATPAEFQEGVVSRSELTALQADPPQWLQDLRRDGPHPRPVVAAKLGVSIAGLARGGVTEALTTEQIEALKDEGPEWLQKERATQAEVRKEAVRIKEKKAERDDKGDQSRK
- a CDS encoding AAA family ATPase translates to MIIERAYAHVASYDENAWPWSVPCVRGLLADGIRFKAPVTFVVGENGSGKSTLVEALAEGFGLDSWGGSHDWRYASHRAKSELGKRIRFDAAAARGRRMLGSWSARKGFFLRAETAMDALDREGFAPDSVSHGEGFLAAFRGKFLEPGLYVLDEPEAALSFGSCLELLGHLDQLTKQGGQVVCATHSPLLTAMPGADIIEVGDHGMRRVAWQELALVDHWRRYLADPHAYLRHILG
- a CDS encoding LLM class flavin-dependent oxidoreductase, which produces MPLPSQPLRKLGFLTIGLFDEADPLKGHESTLEIIQLGERLGFDSAWLRHRHLQYGISSPVAVLAAASQRTTRIELGTAVIPLGWENPLRLAEDLATVDILSGGRLNPGISVGPPMHYDQVKQALYPDTADAEDFGYDRVARLLDFVRGKPATDFSGVEGFEVFSDRVQPHAPGLGRRLWYGGGSLRSAQWAGEHAMNFLTSSVVKAEESEDFAEVQLSHVRAFRAHHPDGDRARVSQGLVVIPTDSASPEQRAKYEAYAEKRLPRTAVPQGPARLMFAPDLVGTSAEIAERLYAHAAFREIDEVAFALPFTFEHDDYVQILTDIATRLGPALGRQAPAQHG